In the Lepisosteus oculatus isolate fLepOcu1 chromosome 6, fLepOcu1.hap2, whole genome shotgun sequence genome, one interval contains:
- the LOC102682983 gene encoding 5-beta-cholestane-3-alpha,7-alpha-diol 12-alpha-hydroxylase-like has product MSFLLSVLLSLLVSILGGLYLLGAFRRRRPGEPPLDRGLIPWFGHVLDFRRDTVKFLQKMNEKHGDMFTVQISGLYFHFLMDPLSFGAVVKEARTKLDFTRFSQQMVIRSFGYHPIEEDHKLLQASSNKYLTGDGLVVMTQAMTSNLQNLMLHSVGTEKDENEWKEDTLFNFSYNIVFRAGYLSLFGNETVKSAGSLEKAKEKDRIQSDELFYEFRKFDKLFPRLAYGVLPPKEKMEAERLKRLFSSILSVQNVNQKENISGWISVQQQERAANGMKESMQDRYMFLLLWASQGNTGPSAFWLLLFLIKHPDAMKAIRKEVEEVLKETGQEVKRGGPLINLTRDMLLKTPVLDSAVEESLRLKAANNIARGVRQDMTLKLADGREYNLREGDIVALFPHAAIQMDPSIHPDPQTFKYDRFLTPEGTKKTDFYKNGKKVKYYNMPWGAGVSMCPGRFFATNELKQFVFLMLAYFDFELKNPEEEIPSIDPTRWGFGTIHPTRDVQFKYRLRF; this is encoded by the coding sequence ATGAGCTTTTTACTCTCGGTTCTTCTTTCATTGCTGGTTTCTATTCTCGGTGGACTTTATCTCCTCGGCGCATTTCGCAGAAGACGCCCTGGAGAACCCCCACTAGACCGAGGTCTCATACCTTGGTTTGGTCATGTCCTAGACTTCCGCAGGGACACAGTTAAGTTCcttcagaaaatgaatgaaaagcaTGGAGATATGTTCACAGTGCAGATATCCGGCCTCTATTTCCATTTCCTAATGGATCCACTGTCTTTCGGAGCAGTGGTAAAGGAGGCACGAACAAAGTTGGATTTTACCAGGTTTTCGCAACAAATGGTGATAAGGAGCTTTGGTTACCATCCCATAGAAGAAGACCACAAACTTCTGCAAGCTTCTAGCAACAAGTATCTGACGGGGGACGGTTTGGTAGTCATGACCCAGGCCATGACGAGCAACCTTCAGAACCTGATGCTACACAGTGTGGGTACAGAAAAAGATGAGAATGAGTGGAAAGAAGATACACTTTTTAACTTTAGCTACAATATTGTGTTCAGGGCTGGTTACCTTTCCCTTTTTGGGAATGAAACAGTGAAGTCTGCAGGCAGCTtggaaaaagcaaaggagaaaGACCGCATTCAATCTGATGAACTGTTTTATGAGTTCAGAAAATTTGACAAACTGTTCCCTAGGTTGGCATATGGAGTGTTGCCACCAAAAGAGAAAATGGAAGCAGAAAGATTAAAACGGTTGTTCAGTAGCATTTTGTCTGTACAGAATGTGAATCAAAAGGAAAATATTAGTGGCTGGATTTCAGTACAGCAGCAAGAGAGAGCTGCAAATGGAATGAAAGAGTCCATGCAGGACAGATATATGTTTTTGCTGCTCTGGGCTTCTCAAGGCAACACCGGCCCTTCTGCTTTCTGGCTGCTTCTGTTCCTCATAAAGCATCCTGACGCAATGAAGGCAATCCGAAAGGAAGTGGAAGAGGTCTTGAAGGAAACAGGACAAGAGGTAAAACGTGGGGGGCCGCTTATCAATCTCACAAGAGACATGCTTCTGAAGACCCCTGTGTTGGACAGTGCAGTGGAGGAGTCCCTCCGTCTCAAAGCTGCTAATAACATTGCCAGAGGTGTTCGGCAGGATATGACCCTCAAGCTGGCCGACGGTAGAGAATACAACCTCCGAGAAGGGGACATAGTTGCACTGTTTCCACATGCTGCTATTCAGATGGACCCTTCTATTCACCCTGACCCACAGACCTTTAAATATGATCGATTCCTCACACCAGAAGGTACCAAAAAGACAGACTTTTATAAGAATGGTAAGAAGGTGAAATATTATAATATGCCCTGGGGTGCTGGGGTGTCAATGTGTCCAGGCCGTTTCTTTGCAACAAATGAGCTCAAgcagtttgtctttttaatgTTAGCATACTTTGATTTTGAGCTCAAGAACCCAGAAGAAGAAATCCCTTCCATCGATCCCACACGTTGGGGGTTTGGAACCATACATCCAACCAGGGATGTTCAGTTTAAATACAGGTTAAGATTTTGA